The Megalobrama amblycephala isolate DHTTF-2021 linkage group LG7, ASM1881202v1, whole genome shotgun sequence genome window below encodes:
- the LOC125271369 gene encoding CD209 antigen-like protein C isoform X4 yields MESGTFSVCRNYYNRSEPPTQRPHRQTEAKARKQRGSRCLVLTTVCLWIICVILLVFIIAQHISNTAERESLFKRHQKAVEEFNQTINSLQHNYTEIMTEDLRTNFNSLSQKKLELETRVNDLTAEKKQLEGSVDALTQKKLELESKVTSLSDEVKIKGCKEEYLWSPYGLFTSDEEKSWSDSRQYCRERGGDLVIINTEEKQRHITSLVKESGWIGLSDIENEGNMKWVDNSTLKQRFWSRGEPNDQFGREDCVELKSFFFFFRPEQLE; encoded by the exons ATGGAATCAGGAACCTTTAGTGTATGCAGAAATTATTATAACAGATCAGAACCTCCAACACAGAGACCTCACCGCCAGACTGAAGCAAAAGCTCGAAAGCAAA GAGGAAGTAGGTGTTTGGTGTTGACGACAGTGTGTCTCTGGATCATTTGTGTTATTCTGCTGGTCTTCATCATAGCGCAGCACATCTCCAACACAGCAGAGAGAGAATCTCTGTTCAAGAGACACCAGAAGGCAGTTGAAGAGTTCAATCAGACCATCAACAGCTTACAGCACAATTACACTGAAATAATGACTGAAGACCTGAGGACCAACTTCAACTCTTTGAGTCAGAAGAAACTGGAGCTGGAGACCAGAGTCAATGATCTTACGGCTGAGAAAAAACAGTTAGAGGGAAGTGTTGATGCTTTGACTCAGAAGAAACTGGAGTTAGAAAGCAAAGTCACGTCTTTGAGTGATGAAGTGAAGATAAAAGGTTGTAAAGAAG aATATCTGTGGAGTCCATATGGGTTGTTCACATCCGATGAGGAGAAGAGCTGGTCTGACAGCAGGCAGTACTGCAGGGAGCGAGGTGGTGATCTGGTCATTATCAACACTGAAGAGAAGCAG AGGCACATCACTTCATTAGTCAAGGAAAGTGGGTGGATTGGTTTGTCTGACATTGAGAACGAGGGCAATATGAAATGGGTGGATAATTCAACACTGAAACAAAG GTTTTGGTCCCGTGGTGAACCAAATGACCAGTTTGGGAGGGAGGACTGTGTTGAActgaagtcttttttttttttcttcagaccTGAACAGCTGGAATGA
- the LOC125271369 gene encoding CD209 antigen-like protein C isoform X5 yields the protein MESGTFSVCRNYYNRSEPPTQRPHRQTEAKARKQRGSRCLVLTTVCLWIICVILLVFIIAQHISNTAERESLFKRHQKAVEEFNQTINSLQHNYTEIMTEDLRTNFNSLSQKKLELETRVNDLTAEKKQLEGSVDALTQKKLELESKVTSLSDEVKIKEYLWSPYGLFTSDEEKSWSDSRQYCRERGGDLVIINTEEKQRHITSLVKESGWIGLSDIENEGNMKWVDNSTLKQRFWSRGEPNDQFGREDCVELKSFFFFFRPEQLE from the exons ATGGAATCAGGAACCTTTAGTGTATGCAGAAATTATTATAACAGATCAGAACCTCCAACACAGAGACCTCACCGCCAGACTGAAGCAAAAGCTCGAAAGCAAA GAGGAAGTAGGTGTTTGGTGTTGACGACAGTGTGTCTCTGGATCATTTGTGTTATTCTGCTGGTCTTCATCATAGCGCAGCACATCTCCAACACAGCAGAGAGAGAATCTCTGTTCAAGAGACACCAGAAGGCAGTTGAAGAGTTCAATCAGACCATCAACAGCTTACAGCACAATTACACTGAAATAATGACTGAAGACCTGAGGACCAACTTCAACTCTTTGAGTCAGAAGAAACTGGAGCTGGAGACCAGAGTCAATGATCTTACGGCTGAGAAAAAACAGTTAGAGGGAAGTGTTGATGCTTTGACTCAGAAGAAACTGGAGTTAGAAAGCAAAGTCACGTCTTTGAGTGATGAAGTGAAGATAAAAG aATATCTGTGGAGTCCATATGGGTTGTTCACATCCGATGAGGAGAAGAGCTGGTCTGACAGCAGGCAGTACTGCAGGGAGCGAGGTGGTGATCTGGTCATTATCAACACTGAAGAGAAGCAG AGGCACATCACTTCATTAGTCAAGGAAAGTGGGTGGATTGGTTTGTCTGACATTGAGAACGAGGGCAATATGAAATGGGTGGATAATTCAACACTGAAACAAAG GTTTTGGTCCCGTGGTGAACCAAATGACCAGTTTGGGAGGGAGGACTGTGTTGAActgaagtcttttttttttttcttcagaccTGAACAGCTGGAATGA
- the LOC125271381 gene encoding uncharacterized protein LOC125271381 yields the protein MVSIIAQHISNTAERESLFKSNKNTVQEFNQTINSLQDNYTELMTEKDQLKNNFSSLSQKRLELETRVNDLTAQKSLLQRNIDSLSQKKLELESKVTSLSDELKLKAFNEGYLCGLDGLFISNKKMSWSKTRQYCRDRGADLVIIDTEVKQVSLCECLFMNERNHTHSCFVLFLFTHRGAYLHSSRIECGLVCLTLSTRAI from the exons ATGGTCTCCATCATAGCGCAGCACATCTCCAACACAGCAGAGAGAGAATCTCTGTTCAAGAGTAACAAGAACACAGTCCAAGAGTTCAATCAGACCATTAACAGCTTACAGGACAATTACACTGAACTAATGACTGAAAAAGACCAACTGAAGAACAACTTCAGCTCTCTGAGTCAGAAGAGACTGGAGCTGGAGACCAGAGTCAATGATCTTACGGCTCAGAAAAGCCTGTTACAGAGAAACATTGATTCTTTGAGTCAGAAGAAACTGGAGTTAGAAAGCAAAGTCACGTCTTTGAGTGATGAACTGAAGTTAAAAGCTTTTAATGAAG GATATTTGTGCGGTTTAGATGGGTTGTTCATATCCAATAAGAAGATGAGCTGGTCTAAGACCAGGCAGTACTGCAGGGATCGAGGAGCTGATCTGGTCATTATCGACACTGAAGTGAAGCAGGTGAGTTTGTGTGAGTGTCTGTTCATGAATGAGAGGAATCACACTCAttcctgttttgttttgtttttattcacacaCAGAGGTGCGTATCTTCATTCATCAAGGATAGAGTGTGGATTGGTTTGTCTGACATTGAGCACGAGGGCAATTTAA
- the LOC125271384 gene encoding C-type lectin domain family 4 member E-like: protein MELDTVYENVDQKHIKDTSGPQIHRRDEGQAQKQRGSRCLELMTVCLGIICVVLLVFIILQHISITEEREAASKKSVFFIYNESKNWSDSRKYCRDRGTDLVIIDTEEKQKSISSFIKERVWIGLSDIKNEGRMKWVDNSPLKQGFWLKGEPNNLARDEDCIELNPENPTLNNWNDLPCSYTIKWICEK from the exons ATGGAGTTAGATActgtttatgaaaatgttgatCAAAAACATATTAAGGACACAAGTGGACCTCAAATACACAGACGTGATGAAGGGCAAGCTCAAAAGCAAA GAGGAAGTAGGTGTTTGGAGTTGATGACAGTGTGTCTCGGGATCATTTGTGTTGTTCTGCTGGTCTTCATCATACTGCAGCACATCTCCATCACAGAAGAGAGAGAGGCAGCTTCTAAAAAAA GTGTTTTTTTCATATACAATGAGTCAAAGAACTGGTCTGACAGCAGGAAGTACTGCAGGGATCGAGGAACTGATCTGGTCATTATCGACACTGAAGAGAAGCAG AAGTCCATATCTTCATTCATCAAGGAGAGAGTGTGGATTGGTTTGTCTGACATTAAGAACGAGGGCAGAATGAAATGGGTGGATAATTCACCACTGAAACAAGG GTTTTGGCTCAAAGGTGAGCCAAATAACTTGGCTCGAGATGAGGACTGTATTGAACTGAATCCTGAAAATCCAACCCTGAACAACTGGAATGATCTCCCGTGTTCATATACGATAAAATGGATTTGTGAGAAATAA